A region of Carassius auratus strain Wakin unplaced genomic scaffold, ASM336829v1 scaf_tig00010086, whole genome shotgun sequence DNA encodes the following proteins:
- the LOC113072747 gene encoding granzyme K-like, with protein MTGFTAILFATAVTTLHITVVAGDDIINGKKALKNSLQYMVSVQKNKKHLCGGFLIHPQYVLTAAHCASEEMTVVVGDHNISPSKNLKRFDVVRQFIPKTFKNFKMGDDIMLLKISRKVVLGGKLKTGKIPHQHYSVKSNTQCLVAGWGSTKQREFVNDLLALNVTTVDIRDCKEAWKKYKENITQLPPNVICAGGYKQNSGVCLGDSGGPLVCNSVAVGIVSFNIKKCKYPDVPNIYTEVWKHARWIKAMMKKKET; from the exons ATGACAGGCTTCACTGCGATTCTTTTTGCTACAGCTGTGACTACACTGCACATCACAG TTGTGGCTGGAGATGACATAATCAATgggaaaaaagctttaaaaaattcCTTGCAATACATGGTCTCagtgcagaaaaataaaaaacatctatGTGGAGGATTTCTGATACATCCTCAATATGTGCTCACAGCTGCACACTGTGCAAG TGAAGAGATGACAGTCGTTGTTGGCGACCATAATATTTCTCCAAGCAAAAATCTAAAAAGATTTGATGTTGTTCGCCAATTTataccaaaaacatttaaaaactttaagaTGGGAGATGACATCATGCTTCTTAAG ATTTCCAGGAAAGTAGTTTTGGGAGGAAAGCTGAAGACGGGGAAAATCCCACATCAACATTACAGTGTTAAAAGCAATACCCAGTGCTTGGTTGCTGGATGGGGTTCCACTAAACAGCGTGAATTTGTTAATGACCTTTTGGCCTTGAATGTAACAACTGTTGACATCCGGGACTGCAAGGAAGCATGGaagaaatacaaagaaaacatcACACAACTTCCACCAAACGTCATCTGTGCTGGAGGATATAAACAGAACAGTGGAGTGTGCTTG GGTGATTCTGGAGGCCCGTTGGTGTGTAATTCAGTGGCAGTGGGCATTGTTTCCTTCAACATAAAGAAGTGTAAATATCCTGATGTACCGAATATCTACACTGAAGTTTGGAAACATGCACGTTGGATCAAAGCaatgatgaagaaaaaagaaacttaa